One Littorina saxatilis isolate snail1 linkage group LG1, US_GU_Lsax_2.0, whole genome shotgun sequence genomic window carries:
- the LOC138971441 gene encoding protein SPT2 homolog, whose amino-acid sequence MMKLLLVALVLLPAVLSTATYKSGQLSRTGPHHPTSGSGYNPHRPTSGPGPHRSNSGSSYDPHRSNSGSSYDPHRSNSGSSYDPHRSNSGSSYDPHRSNSGSSYDPHRSNSGSSYDPHRSNSGSGLKIRSGSGYNPSRSNSGYNPNSGIRPVHQAGKPFSSAGVHVPNNNQGRFSHLFNLQPTPDVHQPGYSNPDNVRKAGRRPFGNPSGKPRADRVVRPQQLKQHQGGHVGGRGYPIRRPRY is encoded by the coding sequence ATGATGAAGCTGCTCCTTGTTGCTCTGGTGCTGCTGCCAGCAGTTCTCTCTACTGCTACCTACAAATCTGGCCAGCTGTCTCGTACAGGCCCCCACCATCCCACGTCAGGCTCTGGCTACAACCCCCACCGTCCCACGTCAGGCCCCGGCCCCCATCGCTCCAACTCAGGCTCCAGCTACGACCCCCATCGCTCCAACTCAGGCTCCAGCTACGACCCCCATCGCTCCAACTCAGGCTCCAGCTATGACCCCCATCGCTCCAACTCCGGCTCCAGCTATGACCCCCATCGCTCCAACTCAGGCTCCAGCTATGACCCCCATCGCTCCAACTCAGGCTCCAGCTACGACCCCCATCGCTCCAACTCAGGCTCTGGCTTAAAAATCCGCTCTGGTTCTGGCTACAACCCCTCTCGTTCAAACTCAGGCTACAACCCCAACTCTGGCATACGCCCTGTTCACCAAGCCGGCAAACCCTTCTCCTCTGCAGGTGTCCACGTCCCAAACAATAACCAAGGCCGTTTCTCCCACCTCTTTAATCTCCAACCAACCCCTGATGTCCACCAGCCAGGCTACAGCAACCCTGACAACGTTCGCAAAGCAGGACGCAGGCCGTTCGGAAACCCCTCAGGCAAACCACGCGCAGATCGGGTGGTTCGACCTCAGCAGCTAAAGCAACATCAGGGTGGCCATGTAGGTGGCCGTGGGTACCCCATTAGGAGACCCCGATACTGA